The following coding sequences lie in one Pelobacter seleniigenes DSM 18267 genomic window:
- the coaBC gene encoding bifunctional phosphopantothenoylcysteine decarboxylase/phosphopantothenate--cysteine ligase CoaBC has translation MFKGKNVVLGVSGGIAVYKAVELLRLLTKAGADVHVVMTRNACEFVTPLTFQTLSGNPVHTDLFNLYQEREIDHISLADRADLFILAPATANLVGKIAQGLADDLLTTSVMATKAPVLVVPAMNTNMYQNPIYQRNEKILVENGYHVLEPASGALACGWEGQGKLPDPEVIFETAINVLTPKDLLGCTLLVTAGPTREEIDPVRYISNYSSGKMGFAIAAAARRRGGQVVLVAGPSTLAVPEGVRCLPVFTAEEMRTAVFNHLENVDVVIKAAAVADYRSADRSVHKMKKNAEQLTLTLERNPDILAEIGEQKGNRVLVGFAAETERLLAHAAEKLKKKNLDLIVANDITRQGAGFDVDTNIVRFLHADGQVEELELMPKAEVANRLLDRVATLWKLRRLSSQP, from the coding sequence ATGTTCAAAGGGAAGAATGTTGTCTTAGGGGTCAGCGGTGGGATTGCGGTCTACAAGGCCGTTGAACTGCTCCGCTTGCTGACCAAGGCCGGTGCCGATGTCCATGTGGTCATGACCCGGAACGCCTGTGAATTTGTAACCCCTTTAACCTTTCAGACCCTTTCCGGCAACCCGGTTCATACCGACCTGTTCAACCTTTACCAGGAACGGGAAATCGATCACATTTCCCTGGCCGATCGTGCTGACCTGTTTATCCTGGCGCCGGCTACGGCCAACCTGGTGGGGAAGATCGCCCAGGGGCTGGCCGATGACCTGCTGACCACCAGCGTCATGGCCACCAAGGCTCCGGTGCTGGTGGTGCCGGCCATGAACACCAATATGTATCAGAACCCCATCTACCAGCGGAATGAAAAGATCCTGGTGGAGAATGGTTACCATGTGCTGGAACCGGCCAGCGGAGCACTGGCCTGCGGCTGGGAAGGGCAGGGGAAGCTGCCTGACCCGGAGGTCATTTTCGAAACTGCGATCAATGTCTTGACCCCCAAGGACTTGCTCGGTTGTACCCTGCTGGTGACCGCCGGGCCGACCCGGGAAGAAATCGACCCGGTTCGCTACATCTCCAACTATTCTTCCGGCAAAATGGGCTTTGCCATTGCCGCTGCCGCCCGCCGGCGTGGTGGCCAGGTCGTGCTGGTGGCCGGCCCCTCGACCCTGGCGGTCCCCGAAGGGGTGCGCTGTCTGCCGGTCTTCACCGCTGAAGAGATGCGCACGGCGGTCTTCAACCACCTGGAAAATGTCGATGTCGTCATCAAGGCGGCGGCCGTCGCTGATTATCGCTCCGCGGACCGTTCGGTCCATAAAATGAAGAAAAACGCCGAGCAGCTGACCTTGACTCTGGAGCGGAATCCGGACATTCTGGCCGAAATCGGTGAGCAGAAAGGCAACCGGGTATTAGTCGGTTTTGCTGCCGAAACCGAGCGGCTGCTGGCCCATGCTGCGGAAAAGCTCAAGAAAAAGAACCTTGATCTGATCGTTGCCAATGATATTACCCGGCAGGGCGCCGGTTTTGATGTCGATACCAATATTGTCCGCTTTCTGCATGCGGACGGGCAGGTCGAGGAACTGGAATTGATGCCTAAGGCCGAAGTTGCCAACCGCTTGCTCGACCGTGTGGCAACCCTCTGGAAATTGAGAAGGCTCTCCAGTCAGCCTTGA
- a CDS encoding 3'-5' exoribonuclease YhaM family protein — MKHIYVDQIKERDQLESIFLVRDKIIAMAKNGKPYMTLKLMDRSGEVEGRVWDRVDQLDAQFDKNDFVQVYGKASVYMGKMQLVVQDLHKLEESAVDLADFLPVSKRSLEEMRAELDGLLDSLNDPHIEALLRAFFDDADFFKRYSRAPAAKGMHHVYLGGLLEHSLAVSALACDIGSRYPQVNRDLLISGALLHDIGKTEELAYERSFDYTDDGKLLGHIVIGVQMIEDRVRQLNGFPRELATMIKHLLLSHHGQYEFGSPKRPKFLEAVILNFIDDLDSKINGVSSHIEKEPDNDSHWSSYHRLYDRYFYKADYNGRKAEAPVTPAAPAGAQRVQAKPAGKEHNKKNFNKPLGATLGEQLKEKNLDLFASITRKEESP; from the coding sequence TTGAAACACATTTATGTTGATCAGATCAAAGAGCGCGACCAACTGGAAAGCATATTTCTGGTGCGGGATAAAATCATCGCGATGGCCAAAAACGGTAAGCCCTACATGACCCTGAAGCTGATGGATCGCAGCGGGGAAGTCGAAGGTCGCGTCTGGGACCGGGTGGACCAACTTGATGCTCAGTTCGATAAAAATGATTTTGTGCAAGTCTACGGCAAGGCAAGTGTCTACATGGGGAAAATGCAGTTAGTGGTCCAGGATCTGCACAAGCTTGAGGAGAGCGCGGTCGATCTGGCGGATTTTCTGCCCGTCTCCAAACGGTCTCTGGAGGAGATGCGGGCTGAACTTGACGGACTGCTGGATTCGTTGAACGATCCTCATATCGAAGCGCTGCTGCGGGCTTTTTTCGATGACGCCGATTTTTTCAAACGCTACAGCCGGGCGCCGGCCGCCAAGGGGATGCATCATGTTTATCTCGGCGGTCTGCTGGAGCACTCCCTGGCGGTTTCCGCCCTGGCCTGCGACATCGGCTCGCGCTACCCGCAAGTGAATCGGGATCTGCTGATCAGCGGTGCGTTGCTGCACGATATCGGCAAAACCGAGGAACTGGCCTATGAGCGTTCTTTCGACTACACCGACGACGGGAAGTTGCTGGGGCATATTGTCATCGGGGTGCAGATGATCGAAGACCGGGTCAGGCAACTGAACGGTTTCCCGCGGGAGCTGGCCACCATGATCAAGCATCTGCTGCTTTCCCACCATGGTCAGTACGAATTCGGTTCGCCCAAAAGACCCAAGTTCCTGGAGGCGGTCATTCTCAACTTCATCGATGACCTGGATTCCAAGATCAACGGGGTGTCCAGCCATATCGAAAAAGAGCCGGACAACGACAGCCACTGGTCCAGCTATCATCGGCTCTATGATCGCTATTTTTACAAAGCCGATTATAATGGCAGGAAAGCAGAGGCGCCGGTAACTCCGGCGGCGCCGGCCGGAGCTCAAAGAGTCCAGGCCAAACCGGCTGGCAAAGAGCATAACAAAAAAAACTTCAATAAACCGTTGGGGGCAACCCTCGGGGAACAATTAAAAGAGAAAAACCTCGATCTGTTTGCCTCGATCACCCGTAAAGAGGAGTCACCGTGA
- a CDS encoding hybrid sensor histidine kinase/response regulator gives MNQQQSRFAGETILIVDDEEVIVELAALLLKKRGFNVLTASNGQEGLAAVSAHGPALVLLDYMMPVMNGLDALRLIRQNFPDTYVVMFTGKGNEEVAVELMKSGAADYLQKPFAKHSLQERIDAVLARRYIEIENRNLLEEREALQQEIEQWNFELEQRVRQKSFELEQAHKEIIQAEKLAALGHISAGMAHEIRNPLNSISLYAQLLQADADLSAEQCEYIDKIAEEVERIDSILRKMLASSETGGAKRERVFPAAIARKVISDYEPRMTTQQVRLQLEIAEGLPAIEVDPNELEQIFVNLISNALFEMADGGLLRISLCAGAENVILEIADSGPGIPAENISRIFDPFFTTKDKGTGFGLSVVLRVVKGCGGRILVTDCNEGGACFRIEFPLFPQSVH, from the coding sequence ATGAACCAGCAACAAAGCCGTTTTGCCGGCGAGACGATCCTGATTGTCGACGATGAAGAGGTGATCGTCGAATTAGCAGCTTTGCTGTTGAAGAAGCGCGGTTTCAACGTGCTCACGGCGAGTAACGGGCAGGAGGGGCTGGCCGCGGTTTCCGCGCATGGTCCAGCTCTGGTGCTGCTTGATTATATGATGCCGGTGATGAACGGTCTTGATGCGCTCAGGTTGATTCGGCAAAATTTCCCCGATACTTATGTGGTGATGTTCACCGGCAAAGGGAATGAAGAAGTGGCCGTTGAACTCATGAAATCAGGTGCTGCGGATTACCTGCAGAAACCTTTTGCCAAGCACAGCCTGCAGGAGCGAATCGATGCGGTGCTGGCGCGACGTTACATCGAAATCGAAAACCGTAACCTGCTGGAAGAGCGGGAAGCCCTGCAGCAGGAAATTGAGCAATGGAATTTCGAACTGGAGCAGCGGGTCAGGCAAAAGAGTTTTGAATTGGAACAGGCTCATAAGGAAATTATTCAGGCGGAAAAACTCGCTGCGTTGGGGCATATTTCCGCCGGCATGGCGCATGAGATTCGCAACCCGCTTAATTCCATCAGTCTGTATGCCCAACTGCTCCAGGCCGACGCCGACCTGTCTGCAGAGCAATGTGAATACATCGATAAAATAGCTGAAGAAGTCGAACGAATTGATTCCATTCTCCGCAAAATGCTGGCTTCGAGCGAAACGGGCGGGGCGAAACGGGAAAGGGTTTTCCCCGCCGCCATCGCGCGCAAGGTGATCAGCGACTATGAGCCGCGGATGACGACCCAGCAGGTCAGATTGCAGCTGGAGATTGCCGAAGGATTGCCGGCCATTGAAGTTGATCCCAATGAGCTCGAACAGATTTTCGTCAACCTGATCAGCAATGCCCTGTTTGAGATGGCGGATGGAGGCCTGCTGCGGATCTCGTTATGTGCCGGCGCTGAAAATGTCATTTTGGAAATTGCCGACAGTGGCCCCGGCATCCCGGCCGAAAATATCTCGCGTATTTTTGACCCTTTCTTTACCACCAAAGACAAAGGAACCGGCTTCGGACTGTCCGTCGTCCTGCGCGTCGTGAAAGGTTGCGGCGGCCGAATCCTGGTGACTGACTGCAACGAAGGGGGGGCTTGCTTCAGGATCGAGTTCCCTCTTTTTCCCCAATCGGTTCATTGA
- a CDS encoding zinc dependent phospholipase C family protein → MRFFILFIILLLIPDSAFAWGAGVHLGLGLRLLAAPEALPLALQSLLASHSMDFLYGCIAADITLGKKHTHHLEHCHNWRVGRRILDQAQEIGPAAEACAYGYLAHLAADTIAHNYFVPYKLALTYNTVLLNHAYWEIRAENGVKQATWDTAQRLARQDNRGHDQMLSSALSDTIFSFKTNKQIFNSMMMISRLRRWRKLIHSMAKRSKWEFDAAEHEEYMAMGLAAITSILADENSPYWNADPTGDRALTAAHLVRKNLNLLWLDGKLCKEDSDLIIQELHNRFKIAITDPDEILPLFTVI, encoded by the coding sequence ATGCGTTTTTTTATCCTGTTCATTATTTTGCTGTTGATTCCGGACAGCGCCTTTGCCTGGGGGGCAGGGGTCCATCTGGGCCTCGGCCTGCGGCTGCTGGCCGCACCGGAAGCGCTCCCCCTGGCCTTGCAGTCATTATTGGCAAGTCATTCCATGGATTTTCTCTACGGCTGTATCGCCGCGGATATCACCCTGGGAAAAAAGCACACCCACCACCTGGAACACTGCCATAACTGGCGGGTCGGACGACGCATCCTGGATCAGGCGCAGGAGATCGGTCCGGCAGCGGAAGCCTGTGCTTACGGCTATCTCGCCCATCTTGCCGCGGACACCATCGCCCATAACTACTTTGTTCCCTATAAACTGGCCCTGACCTACAATACCGTCCTGCTTAATCATGCCTACTGGGAAATCAGGGCGGAAAACGGGGTCAAACAAGCCACCTGGGACACGGCCCAGCGACTCGCCAGACAGGATAATCGCGGGCATGACCAGATGCTCAGCAGCGCTCTTTCCGATACGATTTTTTCCTTTAAAACCAACAAGCAGATCTTCAATTCAATGATGATGATCAGCCGTCTGCGCCGCTGGCGAAAATTGATCCATTCCATGGCCAAAAGGTCAAAGTGGGAATTCGACGCCGCCGAGCATGAAGAATATATGGCCATGGGGCTGGCTGCCATCACTAGCATTCTTGCCGATGAGAACAGCCCTTATTGGAATGCGGATCCGACCGGGGATCGCGCTTTGACCGCGGCCCATCTGGTCCGCAAGAACCTGAATCTGCTCTGGCTGGACGGCAAACTGTGCAAGGAGGACTCCGACCTGATTATCCAGGAACTGCACAATCGCTTTAAGATAGCCATTACCGATCCGGACGAGATTCTTCCCCTGTTTACCGTCATTTAA
- a CDS encoding MBL fold metallo-hydrolase: MILESLPSGPLEVNCYIVGCENTRKAVVIDPGGNVEAILRIVKKHELDVVMIINTHGHFDHIGGNKQLQEATGAELLAHRADRSVMAQAREHAAIFGLSANPSPAPTRELVGRETLQVGALRLRVMHTPGHSAGGICLYVEDCLFSGDTLFAGSVGRTDLPEGDYYQLISSIREQLLGLPDATKVYPGHGPATTIGNEKQHNPFLV; this comes from the coding sequence GTGATTCTGGAAAGTCTGCCGAGCGGACCGCTCGAAGTGAATTGTTATATTGTCGGTTGTGAAAATACCCGCAAAGCTGTGGTGATTGATCCGGGTGGGAATGTCGAAGCTATTTTGCGCATTGTCAAAAAGCATGAGCTTGACGTGGTGATGATTATCAATACGCATGGCCATTTCGATCATATCGGCGGGAATAAACAGCTTCAGGAAGCGACCGGAGCCGAACTGCTGGCCCATCGGGCCGACCGCAGTGTCATGGCCCAGGCGCGGGAGCATGCCGCCATTTTCGGTCTCAGCGCTAACCCTTCGCCGGCGCCGACCCGCGAACTGGTCGGCCGGGAGACCCTGCAGGTCGGTGCCCTCCGGCTGCGGGTCATGCATACCCCCGGGCATTCGGCGGGCGGGATTTGTCTGTATGTCGAGGACTGCCTGTTTTCAGGGGATACGTTGTTTGCAGGGTCGGTTGGTCGCACCGACCTGCCCGAAGGTGACTACTATCAGCTGATTTCCAGCATCAGGGAACAGCTGTTGGGCTTGCCCGATGCAACCAAGGTTTATCCCGGCCACGGCCCGGCGACCACTATCGGCAACGAAAAACAGCACAACCCTTTTCTGGTTTAA
- a CDS encoding NAD(P)/FAD-dependent oxidoreductase produces MALQLREIALTLAEQEESLGQKVADLLGLEINRISDLKIIRKGIDARKKPNVLRIYTVQFSCRDEAEVLQQHADLKTFAAVALQEDAALTVMPLTRKATVLVVGMGPAGLFSALTLAEAGARVVLLERGRPVAERLQEVRAFWSGAELNPESNIQFGEGGAGTFSDGKLTSRLNHPLIRQVLERLVEFGAPQEILWQAKPHIGSDRLRQVLVRFRDHLVRLGVDIRFSARLTGLETSAGKVRAGIVNAAERIPCDALVLACGHSARDTYQLLSEEQVALEGKPFAIGLRVEHPLELINQIQYGMPKHRHLPAADYRLAWNDPETGRGVYSFCMCPGGEVVNASSEAGGLVVNGMSDFQRAAPRSNSALVVSVTTKDYPGTDPCAGIRFQRHWEQAAYRAGGSNWRAPAQPLLEFLHGRGGQLDSSCRPGVASADLNDCLPAFVTMELRRALPQFEKKMRGFISREASLIGVETRTSAPLRILRDDHGESLSHQGLFPAGEGAGYAGGIMSAAIDGIKTALAIAAING; encoded by the coding sequence ATGGCTTTACAACTACGTGAAATTGCTCTGACCCTGGCTGAACAGGAAGAGAGCCTGGGCCAAAAAGTCGCTGATCTGCTCGGTTTGGAAATTAACCGGATCAGCGACTTGAAAATCATCCGCAAAGGGATCGATGCTCGTAAGAAACCGAACGTTTTGCGGATCTATACCGTTCAGTTCAGTTGCCGCGATGAAGCTGAAGTGCTGCAGCAGCATGCTGATTTGAAGACCTTTGCAGCCGTGGCGCTCCAGGAAGATGCAGCCCTGACCGTCATGCCGCTGACCCGCAAAGCGACAGTCCTGGTGGTGGGAATGGGTCCTGCCGGGCTGTTCTCAGCGCTGACTCTGGCCGAAGCCGGGGCCCGGGTTGTCCTGCTCGAGCGCGGTCGGCCGGTAGCCGAACGACTGCAGGAGGTGCGTGCGTTCTGGTCCGGCGCTGAGCTGAACCCGGAAAGTAATATTCAATTCGGCGAAGGCGGGGCCGGAACCTTCTCGGACGGTAAACTGACCAGCCGGCTTAACCATCCGCTGATCCGTCAGGTCCTGGAACGGCTGGTGGAGTTCGGCGCCCCGCAGGAGATTCTCTGGCAGGCCAAGCCGCATATCGGCTCCGACCGGTTGCGTCAGGTTCTGGTGCGTTTCCGGGATCATCTGGTCCGGCTCGGTGTCGATATCCGTTTCTCTGCCCGACTGACCGGTTTGGAAACCTCTGCCGGGAAAGTCCGCGCCGGAATTGTCAATGCTGCTGAGCGTATCCCCTGTGATGCGCTGGTGCTGGCATGCGGGCACAGCGCGCGCGATACCTATCAATTGCTCAGCGAAGAACAGGTCGCCCTGGAAGGGAAGCCTTTTGCAATCGGCCTGCGGGTGGAACATCCTCTTGAACTGATTAATCAAATTCAGTACGGTATGCCCAAGCATCGGCACTTGCCGGCAGCGGACTATCGTCTCGCCTGGAATGATCCAGAGACCGGCCGCGGGGTTTATTCGTTCTGCATGTGCCCCGGGGGGGAAGTGGTCAATGCCTCTTCAGAGGCGGGCGGTCTGGTGGTCAACGGGATGAGTGACTTTCAGCGTGCGGCACCAAGATCGAACAGCGCTCTGGTGGTCAGCGTCACGACCAAGGATTACCCGGGGACCGACCCCTGTGCGGGGATCCGTTTCCAACGCCACTGGGAACAGGCCGCCTATCGGGCGGGTGGCTCCAACTGGCGGGCACCGGCTCAGCCGTTGCTGGAATTTCTCCACGGCCGGGGTGGGCAGTTGGACTCGTCCTGTCGACCGGGGGTCGCGTCTGCCGATTTGAATGACTGTCTGCCGGCGTTTGTCACCATGGAGCTGCGGCGAGCCCTGCCTCAGTTCGAGAAGAAAATGCGCGGCTTTATCTCCCGGGAAGCGAGCTTGATCGGGGTCGAAACGCGGACTTCGGCACCGCTGAGGATCTTGCGGGATGATCATGGGGAATCCTTGTCGCACCAGGGACTGTTCCCGGCCGGAGAAGGCGCCGGTTACGCGGGGGGTATCATGAGTGCGGCGATTGATGGGATAAAAACCGCCCTGGCAATAGCAGCAATTAACGGATAA
- a CDS encoding uracil-DNA glycosylase — MTDKLYHECHDLIRQGRAVLQELQEWGFESVTVTAFEPTEPAAASAGKKTATAVSAPETLAELEAGLQGCQLCPLCQERKNIVFGQGNPQADLVLVGEAPGREEDERGYPFVGEAGRLLEKILFAMNLQREDVYICNVIKCRPPHNRDPEAGEIATCEQFLQRQLEIIKPRLVITLGRFAAHTLLQTAEPISRLRGHWKEYRGIAVMPTFHPAYLLRNPAGKREVWQDMKQVMQRLQG, encoded by the coding sequence ATGACGGATAAATTATATCACGAATGTCATGATTTGATCCGCCAGGGACGCGCGGTTTTGCAGGAACTGCAGGAGTGGGGTTTTGAGTCTGTGACGGTCACCGCGTTTGAGCCTACAGAACCAGCCGCGGCATCCGCTGGCAAAAAAACGGCCACGGCCGTGTCAGCCCCGGAAACGCTGGCGGAGCTTGAGGCTGGCCTGCAGGGGTGTCAACTCTGCCCACTGTGCCAGGAACGTAAAAATATCGTCTTTGGCCAGGGCAATCCGCAGGCTGACCTGGTCCTGGTTGGCGAAGCACCGGGGCGGGAAGAGGATGAGCGCGGCTATCCGTTTGTCGGTGAAGCGGGCCGGTTACTGGAAAAAATCCTTTTTGCCATGAACCTGCAGCGCGAGGATGTGTACATCTGCAACGTCATTAAATGCCGACCGCCGCACAACAGAGATCCCGAGGCCGGAGAGATCGCCACCTGCGAACAGTTTCTGCAACGCCAGCTGGAGATTATCAAGCCGCGCCTGGTGATCACCCTCGGCCGCTTTGCCGCGCACACCCTGCTGCAGACTGCCGAGCCGATCAGCCGCCTGCGCGGGCACTGGAAAGAATATCGGGGGATTGCCGTCATGCCGACTTTCCATCCCGCTTATCTGTTGCGCAATCCGGCCGGGAAAAGGGAGGTCTGGCAGGATATGAAACAGGTGATGCAGCGTCTGCAGGGGTAA